The sequence GTCCGGGTCCTCGACCACACAAATTGTATCCGCTTCCCGGCGTGCGTCCACACATATGGCACAGAGCTCTCCCTCAGACAGGTGATAGCAACGGGAACACAATCTGATTTTTTCCTTAACCTCCATAATACTATCAGCCAGACGTTGGGCATCCTCCTTGGCATCCCGCAAGACGAAGGTGGCAAGCCTGGTAGCCGTTTTCTCGCCGACACCGGGAAGGCGACTGAATTCCTTGATCAGGCGTTGAATAGGAAAAGCATAACCGATTGTCATAAAATAGCTCCTAAAACATACCGGGAATATTGAATCCCCCCGTGACTTTCCCCATTTCCGACGCGACCATTTCCTGGGCTTTGCGCATTCCTTCATTCACTGCGGCCATGACGAGATCCTGCAACATCTCCACATCCTCTGGATCTACAACATCCTTCTCTATCTTCAGGGACAACAATTCATTCTTGCCGTTAATAACTACGGAAACCATTCCACCCCCCGCAGTGGCCTCGACAGTCCTCTTTTCCATTTCCTCCTGGATTTTGGAGATCCGTTCCTGAATTTTTTTTGCCTGCTTCATAATATTGTTCATATTCTGCATCATCGTCACCTCCTGTTTTGCATTTCCGGGCCACCGGCCAGCATCAAAAGCACTGCTGATTGACTATGTCAATTTTTGGTAAAAAGACAAGCTTGCTAAGAATCAGGATTGATTTTCACGAGAAATCACTTCTTTGACTTCCGCTCCTTCGAAGGCATCGAGAATGGTCTGCAACAATGGTTCATGCAGGGCCTCCCGCCGCATCTCCTGAATCCAATCGTTGCGTTTTGCCGATGTCTCGTTCCCACCTGAATCGTTCTCAATTTCTACCTGGAGATCTAGGGCCCCCCCGAAGCATTCGGAACACAGAAGATTCAATTTTTCCTGTTGTTGCGTCCTGATCTCTTCTAAAAAAATATAATCTTTGCTGAAACCGATTCTTAGAACCCCCTTAGCATATTCCAGGGCTTTCCCCAGATCGATTTTGGACCAAAGGGAGGGATTCTCCGCCTTGACAAAGTTTTTATAAACACCCCAAAGCGTTTCCGGATCTTCAGTCCCCGACACCGCGTAAACCCGATTAAGTGTTTCCGCTTTAGGTTGCTCGGCATTCTGGGCGCTCCAAGGCGCTTCGTATGGTTCTTGTATGGTTTCCCGTGAAGAAGGCTCCCTTATCGATTCGTGGTCGCAGCCTTTCTTCACCCCCCCGGCATCGCTTCTTTCAGGCTGAAGTAAAACAAGTTTTCTACGAAGCGCTTCCATTTTCTCGAGCATTTCGTCTACAGGAATCATGGGCGGTAAGTAGGCCATTCGAACCACTGTTTGTTCTATATGCAAACGAGGATTCAGGCTCCTCCGAATATTTTCCTCATCCGCCATAAGGATATCGAGAAGCCGCAGCAGAGTCTCACGCGATACACCGACGGTCTGGTCACGAAGGCGCCCTATATCCTGTTCCGAAAGATCTGCCAGCAGGTGTTCCGTATCGGTGATC is a genomic window of Deltaproteobacteria bacterium containing:
- a CDS encoding YbaB/EbfC family nucleoid-associated protein, with protein sequence MMQNMNNIMKQAKKIQERISKIQEEMEKRTVEATAGGGMVSVVINGKNELLSLKIEKDVVDPEDVEMLQDLVMAAVNEGMRKAQEMVASEMGKVTGGFNIPGMF